Below is a genomic region from Paraburkholderia phenazinium.
CAAAGTGCTGAACATCGTGCCGAGTCTCGACACGCCGACCTGCGCCACCTCCACCCGCAAGTTCAACGAGGCCGCAGGCAAGCTGTCGAATACGGCCGTGATCGTGGTGTCGGGCGATCTGCCGTTCGCGGCCACGCGCTTCTGCACGACCGAAGGCATCGAAAACGTCTCGACCGCTTCGACTTTCCGCGGCCACGAGTTCGCTCAGGCCTACGGTGTCGACGTGACGAGCGGCCCGCTGACCGGCCTGACGGCGCGCGCCGTGGTCGTCATCGACGAGAACGACAATGTGGTTCACGCTGAGCTCGTCGGCGAGATCAAGAACG
It encodes:
- the tpx gene encoding thiol peroxidase; amino-acid sequence: MSQVTLGGNPIEVAGTFPAVGQKAPAFSLVGKDLKPVTLADFAGKRKVLNIVPSLDTPTCATSTRKFNEAAGKLSNTAVIVVSGDLPFAATRFCTTEGIENVSTASTFRGHEFAQAYGVDVTSGPLTGLTARAVVVIDENDNVVHAELVGEIKNEPNYDAALDALK